The DNA segment AGCTATCCACCAACTTGATATAATGTGTTTGCCTTTTTCATCCTGACCATCCTTCCATCACTTTCCATGTGGAGATTGAGAATTAGGTTGAACAGCATAATGTTGAAATGAAAATAGGTTACACAGATTATGTTAACTCTTTGCTGCAATTCTCGTCGTCGTTTCTTGGATTATTTACATATTTTGTGACAGGATATGTATGTATAAGATTTGAAAGGGGTGATGCAAAGACATCTTTTCCTCCTAACCAATCTCTAATTTCCAAATCTTCAAGTAAAACTGGCATTCTGTGATGTACGTGTGAAAGTTTTGAACAAGCTTCTGTTGTAACAATCAAACAACCTTCTGAATTATATAGTCCTGCAAAATGAAATACCTGTCCATTTAAATGATGGTAAAAGGGTGTTTTACTCTGAGCCTCCTTCTTCCATTCATACCAGCCATCAGCAACAATCACACATCTTTTGGCTTCTCTAAATGATGGTTTTTCTTTCAATGTTTCCGAACGAGCATTAATCAAGTTCATTGGCTTTTTAGCCCACGATGGTGAATAACACCATTTCAGCATTTGTGGTTTATCAATGACAGCGAGAATTTCTTGAGAAGGTGCAATGTTATATCTTGGTTTCACATCCAAGTTATAGCTTTCTTTGACATAGTCAGTATTTGTGAGAGAGTACCTACCACACATTTAATATATTACTCAATAATGTATGAACCTCTCTCATCATGACCATCCCCTCATCATTTCCCGGGTAGAGATTTGGGTTGAAAAACATAATGGGACTGCCACCCAGCGTAGCAACTTGTTAATCATGTTCATCCTCAGGTCCTACCCAAAAGTGGGGATTATGAGCAACCTCCCATAGGTAACCATCTGGATCTTTGAAGTAACCAGAATAACCCCCCCCAAATACTTTTTGTGGTGTTTTAACTAGTATTGCTCCCACTGATACTGAGTGCTCAATTATTTGATCTACCTCAGATTCCGATGCAACATTATGAGACAAAGTGAAACCGTTAAATCCACTTCCCTCCGGTGAGACAGTTGCATCTTCGGCAAGAGATTCACGTATGTACAAACTTAACCAACTACCATTAAGCGTAAAAAAAGCAATTTCTGGTGAAGACTCCATTCTGGGAAAGCCTAAACCTTCTTTGTAGAACTTGATTGATTTATCCAGATCACTTACGCCCAAAGTAATCATGCTTATTCTTGGCTTCATGTAATCTCCTGAATTGTGTTTCATAAATACATACTACTATAGCGTAAATCGATTATTGTATATGCTTAATCCACGGATCATCGGTTTTTTTCAGCCACATTTTTAATTCAGCATATAGATCATCAATTATATCCTGCCTCTGATCGCTGATATTCCTGAGTTGATACATATCAGAACGATTATCGTAAAGTTCAATTTGATCAGTTTCGCCTTCAATTCTACTCATCATGAACGTATACCGGTGTGTTCTTATTCCCCTTCTACCCATATCTTTATTACCAGGTGGTGAATAAATGTAAAGTTGCGAGGACGGCCGTTCACCTTCCCCCGTCAAAAATATTGGTGAATAATCAGTACCACCTATATCATTTGATATCTCTTCAGTTAAACCTAACAGACCAAGCAGACTGGGGAAAACATCCGGAGTAGAAATTAAGAGATTATCCTGCCTAGCGCTTATTTTCCCTGGCCAGCGAATGATAAGTGGTATACGCATTGATTCTTCGTAATGGTTGTTCTTAGATATTTGGTCGTGTATACCCAAGCAGTTCCCATGGTCTGAAGAAAAAAGAACAATCGTATTGTCCTCTAATCCCGTTTCTTCCAAAACAGTGAGGATTCGACCGAATTGTTCATCCACGCCAGTTATCATGGCATAATAATTTCGAATATGTTTTCTATAATAATCTCCCCACTTGGTCCCTTCTGCTGGGATATTAGGTCTTTGAATTAAGTCCTCCAGAGGAATATCTGCATAAATAGCTTTGTATCGGTCTTTCACTGCAGCATAAGGCATATGGGGCGGATTCATAGATACCATCAAAGCAAAAGGCTGACTCGGATCTCTATAGTTCTTCTTTTCATTTTTTATGTATTTGATAGCAAGATCCGTTTCATGTTCAGGACCCCATTGATTGACATAATTAAAGGAATTTCTGTTCGCACTTGTGGTCCAATACATGGGTTTGTTATGCTGATCATAAGTACCATAGGCATACCAATAATCAAATCCATGCCGCCGAGACGGTGGCGTCCACTCATTCCATTTAACTTTGCCAGCATTGTTTGAAGTATTGATATAAGGTTCATAGGGGCTATCTAAATGCCATTTACCTATGTAGCCCATACTATAGCCTTGGTTTTTAAGGATATCAGACCAGGTTTGGGCAGCTTCTTCCAATTCATAACCAAATGGCGCTGTTATGGTATTACAATTACCCCATACTCCATGGCCTTGAGGAT comes from the Candidatus Neomarinimicrobiota bacterium genome and includes:
- a CDS encoding DUF229 domain-containing protein, translating into MKPIFLTHLIFLLSVVAAQPPKSTKTNLIIVYPDQMRGQAMGFVEQEPVQTPYIDQFASQSLVLTEAVSNYPICSPTRASLMTGQYPQGHGVWGNCNTITAPFGYELEEAAQTWSDILKNQGYSMGYIGKWHLDSPYEPYINTSNNAGKVKWNEWTPPSRRHGFDYWYAYGTYDQHNKPMYWTTSANRNSFNYVNQWGPEHETDLAIKYIKNEKKNYRDPSQPFALMVSMNPPHMPYAAVKDRYKAIYADIPLEDLIQRPNIPAEGTKWGDYYRKHIRNYYAMITGVDEQFGRILTVLEETGLEDNTIVLFSSDHGNCLGIHDQISKNNHYEESMRIPLIIRWPGKISARQDNLLISTPDVFPSLLGLLGLTEEISNDIGGTDYSPIFLTGEGERPSSQLYIYSPPGNKDMGRRGIRTHRYTFMMSRIEGETDQIELYDNRSDMYQLRNISDQRQDIIDDLYAELKMWLKKTDDPWIKHIQ
- a CDS encoding SOS response-associated peptidase; the protein is MCGRYSLTNTDYVKESYNLDVKPRYNIAPSQEILAVIDKPQMLKWCYSPSWAKKPMNLINARSETLKEKPSFREAKRCVIVADGWYEWKKEAQSKTPFYHHLNGQVFHFAGLYNSEGCLIVTTEACSKLSHVHHRMPVLLEDLEIRDWLGGKDVFASPLSNLIHTYPVTKYVNNPRNDDENCSKELT
- a CDS encoding VOC family protein, with the protein product MKPRISMITLGVSDLDKSIKFYKEGLGFPRMESSPEIAFFTLNGSWLSLYIRESLAEDATVSPEGSGFNGFTLSHNVASESEVDQIIEHSVSVGAILVKTPQKVFGGGYSGYFKDPDGYLWEVAHNPHFWVGPEDEHD